DNA from Ictalurus punctatus breed USDA103 chromosome 7, Coco_2.0, whole genome shotgun sequence:
taaatcaacatttttaaatttttggtAGCACAAAAAATCAGAAACTTTTACAGTTGTgtaatcattattatcattattatatgcTTATTTCATGAGCATTTTATAAACTTCAGTAATGACCAGTGAATGACTAATTACTTGATCTAATCTAAGTTAATTACTTGATGATTTATAAACATGTCTCAACATAATGTATATTGTTAATAAATAGTGAGCATTAACTCTTTAAACTGAcagtttattattcagttactCATCCTACACcatattcagtaactactaggAAAGGTGTGTAGTTACTAAATCTGAACTCACTGCTGTTTTCTCAGACTTTAAAGGATTAACACTGTATGACACtcgtgtatttttttgtttttgacattatttatttgaaatgtctTTGCAGATAAGACAAGTACATACTATCTAAGGATTTTTATCATATTGCTTTATTTGACATGCTCAGTgatgacatttaaaatattcattatgttttctatctatctgtctgtctagtATATCATTAATTTTCCATGTGTAATCTGTTCTGTTCAACATCATAATATATAACGTGTGCGTTTCAGGTGAATCTCGTCCAGTGTCTCTGATCATCAATCCCAGCAGAACTCAACACTTTActgctgactctctctcactgagctgTGAGGACCAGAGTGACTCTACTGGATGGACAGTGAgaggatacacacacagtgaggcaGTGTCTGATTGTTCATCAGTTTCAGGATCTACATGTAACATCAGCTCCCtctctacatcacacactggAGTTTACTGGTGTCAGTCTGAATCTGGAGGACGCAGTAATCCTGTCAACATTACAGTGCACAGTGAGTCTTCAACGTTCTCATCACTAATAGATTAATATACATACCTGGacctaacatttacaaaaaaatcaatTCTAAAGTGTTGTAAAGAAATGAAGTGATATTCTCTCTGCATCACTCTGCCTTGGTTAACATAACTGCATAgttgtacatttacataatCTTAATACATGATGAAAACTTTAATGTATAAACTACGCTCATAGTTAGTTCTTAAGTTACTTCCATATTCTTTAAGATTGATGATGTTACTTGTGTTGCAGGCAGGATAGCACTATTACCTACAGAACATAGACATGTTCTATATATCTAACTTCTTCACATAACCTCTTTCTTGTAGCTGTCATAATTATGAACCTAATTTATGATCCATACCAAGTCCCAGGGAAAATATATACAGATCTGGAGTCAGAACAGACATTTCCACATCTACCattcacagacatttacatatatatctAACACATGGTCCATCTCTGTACACGGGCAAGAGTCTGAGCACTTTAGTTACAGAAACCTAGCAGTATGAAGTAAATGCAGTATCACTTTATCAAGctttataaatagaaataaaagttTGTGGTGACATTATTTGTGAGCTAAAGCTAGCCAGCCAACTGTGTATCCTAGGTAGATATGTAGATTTGGCCAGCAGATACGTAcaagaatatatttattattcataaaacCCACgagtaaaacaacaaacaacaacattaaacatacacCCATCTGCACATCTGTCTCAGATAATTTATTTAGCTTAGCACATGTAGTTATAGCCACCAGTTTACCTGATATAAAGTGTTCATTACAGACAATAGAGTGTGTTTTTGGTATATGATTCTCTTGCTTGAATGCTGCTAAATCAAGGTCTTTTTGAAtggaataaaattgaattatcATTCAATCCCACAGAATATATACAGACACTGGTCAGTTACTCCAGAATCTTAATTATGGTCATAAATATGTCAGTGTGCTCATACAGTAATGCCATATGAAACAGATAGATAGCGGTCTGAATGTGAGAATTATACTTGTATTGTAGACACTCAATGTTTTCAGTGTTGTCTTTCTCTTCTCCACAGATGGTGATGTGATCCTGGAGAGTCCTGTCCATCCTGTAACTGAGGGACGTCCTCTGACTTTACGCTGTTTATATCACAACTCAAAGATCTCAGACTCTGATGTTGATTTCTATAAAGATGGTTCAGTCCTGCAGAACAAGACTACAGGAGAGATGACCATCAGTACTGTCTCAAAGTCAGATGAaggtttctaccactgtaaacacccagagagaggagagtcgCCGAAAAGCTGGATTTCAGTCAGAGGTGAGGAAACATTCTTAATTGAGTTAGATTTGTAATAATATTCAGTGTTTAAGTGGATATTCAGGTTCCGCTTTTTCCCTAGTTTCAGCTTCAGCCGGATCCAGTGCTGTAATTATAGGACTGAGTTTGGCCTTCTTGTTTGTCATCTTAATGATCGTACTGATCCTGCTGCTGCActtcaagaagaaaaaaggtttgATAACAGATGGTGTATTTGCTTTTGCAGATATTTTCCTGTGATGTCCCTTCTTGCGTTTTTTAGTATGTGTTCATGTTTCACCAGATATACTTGTGTAAAGGCAGTGTTTTAACTTATATCACTTATTTACTCTGTTGCGAAGGTGTAGAATATCAGCCTCCTTCTACAGTAAATCAGGACACCAATCAGCCTGCAGGTCCgtcaaaaataacaataaacccAGTTTAtttttcaggggttttttttctccccttatttataatattttcccCTTAAAGTCTTGAATTTTCTCTTTAAAAGATGGTGAAAATGTCTATGAAAATGTTGCTGTCAGGACCACAGGTATCGTTTATCTCCCTTTCTGCTGCTAAAATTGAGACAGATTTGGCAACACAAAATTGCAGTAGCTTCTCTGATGGCTCTGTTTTATTCTTTTAGTTGATTCTGCAGCTGGCTCTAGCAGCACTAGCATGTACTCACAGGTTGTGactagaaaaaagaaacaaaatggtaAGAACACTGCATTAAACTAATGTCAACTCTTTCAATTTTACTTTTTTGCCTTTTGCATTAACCtaaattaattttctatattaGATGATGCAGTCAGAAGGCCAGGTGATGTGATATATTCCcaaattgaaatgaaaaatgtcaaCCCTCACAGTAAAGGTAATGCTGTCTACtgcacattattttaaaagaacatGAGACTTTTTATAGGAACAAATAGTGTTCACTAGCTATTGATCTTTACCATGCAAACAGcctaaataaatttttttctcATCAGATGACTCTGCATCAAGACCAAGTGATGTGGTTTACTCTATGATTGCATCTAAAAACATGAGACCCTATGGTAAATATAATATCTTGTAGGACATATTGTTTATTGTGGTACTTATTGTATACAGCTTTTCATTTTTACACATATCCTGTGATACTTCAATGGGATGACAAagttacgtttacatttacattttgttgaCTAATTTTTGTCTGTAATATGTAAAAATGCAATAGCGATATTACATCagtgcatgttttcattcattaggTGGGTTACAGTGGCCGCCATAACACATTGtaacttaaaaaataataataataatccatagTTACATAGACAGTACAGTGTGTAAGAATTTGTACACCAGCACACACTATTTGACCCTAAATTAATTATGACATATAAagaaacagtttaataaatcaTGGAATCTCTAGGAGTTATGGTTCTGTTTATTCAGATGCTCTGCCAGGCCATGGGCcagtctgatttttttttgtacatttttctgGCCTCAAGCTTCAGGATCTTGAAGCTCAATGTATTTGGCTCTTCACACATTGGTGTATCCAATGGGGAACAACTAACTTTTGAACACTGACAGTGAGATTTTTGTAGCAAGATGTAGTCTCTGGATGTAAAAAATGTTATGGCCTCTATTTTACTAGTTATTCAAGGGTTTTTGACAAGTGTGAAAGGCAAGATAGGCTAAGAAAACAGATCTGTCGTTTGTCTGCAGTGTTAGTTAAATGGCCTCTGTCTGTAGATGTAGATGGTTCTTGCCCACATTTAGTGACAAAAAGCAAACTCTCTAGCAAAATCCCCTAACAATAGATTTACAGTTGATTTTGCATTTGATTTTTCCTGGAGTCACTTTGAGTCAAATTCAAAGACAAAGAAGTGTCAGTAACATGTTAATTTAAGGTTTggtaatacattatttataagcaGGTAATACATAGTTTACTAATTAAAgattaatgatttattaatgaTCAATCGGTGTGTTTCTTGCACAGGATTACCATAAGATATAATGGAAAAGTATAAACACCATGCTATGCTTTGCTCAAATGTCCTGCAAAAAAATtcttataaacaaatacaataaagatTAAGGTagtgtgatgatgtgattaAGAGTGGTGGTGTCAGTGAAACACGATGGAGGTAGTATCATGGCATGGACCTATATAGCTGCTAGTGGAATTGGAtcacttgttttatttttattttattttattattttattatgatgGTTATAAACAACGGCGCCATGATGTACTGTCGGGTGAAGTGAACAAAAGCATCTTAACTGTTTAAATTCAGGTCAGTCCCTTAAAACTAATGCACTTATGGCTGATTATACTGCAGATGTGTTCTACAGTGGCAAAAAGTCGAATGACCAAGCTAATCGACTAACATGAATCCTACACAGCTACAATTcacttccttaaaaaaaaaaccctgaaactAACACAAACGGATAATGTTGGCATTATGGGGATTGGAGGGTTGCAACAAATAACCTGTATGACAAGAGATTGAAGGTTAGACTTGACAAGTTAGGTTAACTGTGTTTATGCAAAGTGTGTTTTCTTCTGCATCATCTAGTGACCATTAGTCTTAGGAACTTAAAATTTATGGGAAATTGTGTTCATGTTATGTTCAGTATCTGAGAATTTAGGACAAGACACTACAATTGGTTAAGAACTGTAAAATAGCATGTGGTTATGATGTATATATTGTGAACTTTGTTAAAGGATTGTTATACAAGCATGaagagtgagaaaagaaagcTGCATGTGTTCCCTTTTATAGATGATGCCAGCAAACTCGATGATGTGACTTATGCTGATATTGACCTGAAAAAACCAAAGAAACCAAACAGAAAACAAGGTGGGTCTGAATTATTTcaatttgtattgtttttttttatgcaaaatgTTTTCGCTTTTGATAAAACCCTTTGGATTATTTGCCAATTCATCTTGAAGCACAGTATTTAGAACCTGATATGAATCATTTACAATGAAACTAATAGAAGAGTTAAATGTCCTGTAGCTCTGGAAGTTAAAGGGTCTGAATGGTATGTTTTTAATCAGTGACTGTTGCCCAGTAGGAAAGCGCACTGAGGGAGCTGACACTGTTTACTCAGAACTGAAGCAGAACACAGATAAAGGTAAGATAAAGGCAAACAGAGATCTTTGGGAAAGCACAATCAAACAGTATGTCTACATTACAGTCAGTTATTTGGCAGATGATCTTAAAGGGTGTTACAAATGTGCAAAGAGATTATGGCACAGCAATACAAATCACCCAACTGTGATATAAATGCCACAAAGTTATTTGGTAATATTtcaattatcttttttttactCTTATCACCATTTATTAAATTGTTCAGACAATAGTAAGCTTTACAGTTTTATTATGTTGGAGATTTCTCAAATGTCATGGACAatataggggaaaaaaacagtataGACAGTGgcggaaataagtattgaatgtgtcaatatttatttcagtaaatatatttccaatgaggctattcacatgaaattttcaccagacatcagtattaactcaagaaatccggaaatataaagaattcacaacattaaagttgtaaaataataaagtggaatgacacaggaaaaaaaatattgaacacactaagaaaaagcagttcaccaaggcaaggtaagggaaggaaccagctgaaatccataagtaattataccccctatctgtgtaaattaatCTCAGCTGGTTTAGTAAATCGATGgcctataaaaaggcttttctttACCAGGGTGTAACataagaaacatctcatgatgggtaaaagcaaagagctctcccaagaccttcacaaccttgttgttgcaaaacatattgatggaatcggatacagacgtatttcaaaacttctgaatcctccagtaaacaccattgaggccattatccacaagtggaagtaacatcactccgtcatcaaccggccatgcacaggagctcctcacaagatttctgaccagggagtcagaagaatagtcagaagagtagcccaagagccaggGACCACTCGGAAACAGCTCcaaaaacacttggaggcagcaggtgccatcttcactgagaaaacaataggcaatgcactccactgctcacactcaccctgcaagactccattactaaagaaaatgcATGTCGAAgttcgtttaaagtttgctacaactcatttggacaagcctatgaaatactgggagagtgtagtctggtcagacgagagcaaaattacactttttggctgtcatactacgcaccatgtttggagaagaaatggcactgcacatcaccctaaaaacactacaccagcaatgaagtttggaggtggaagcatcatggtgtggggctgtttttcatcacatggtactggcagacttcatataattgaaggaatgaggAATGGAggcctttaccgggagattcttgagaagtaTCTGCTGCCAtacaccaggatgatgaagatgagacatgggtggagcttccagcaggacaacgatccaaagcatacagcaaaggaaactctcaattggtttcagagagaaaaaaaaatcaagatatTAGactggcccagtcaatcacctgactcgactccaattgaacaagatttataaatatgtttagaagaattggccaaaatcacacctgaatactgcgactcattaatttcttcatacaggaagcgtcttgaagccgtcattacaaacaaaggcttctccactaagtattaattaaatttcagttagtgtgttcaatagttttttcctgtgtcattcctcattattacacataactttatttatgaactttaatgtttggatttctttatatgtgtggatttcttgagttaattccAAAGTCCGGTGAAAATTtgatgtgaatagcctcattggaaatatatttactgaaaaaaaaagttgactcgttcaatacttatttccaccactgtacaTCACTGTGCTGACCATCATAATCAAAACTCTAAAACATACCAGCCCTTTCTGTAATTCAGTTGTAATGCTCTCCATTTGTGTTCTGAAACTTTTGTGTTCTGTATGTCTATGTTTCATCCTCCAGGAGATTTCACTGAAACTGCTGATGCAACTTATGCCCAGGTTAGGAGAAAGGGCAAAAAGTATAATGCAGGTAGGTGTAATTCTGTAATAATCTCTGTTCATTTTcatgttgataaatgaggctgTCACGAACCTTGAGATAGTACGGAAGCGGGCGCGGGAGGCGAGTGAACCGAGTAGAGTCGGGAAGTTCCGGAAGCGTAGCcgtagagtcagcaagggtcaagcgatcgggcgaacaatccAAATGGGGATATTCAGATAATGTAGTCGAGACGAGAAGCGAGGGTCGAAGATCATAAGAAACAATGAACTAGAAGAGCATGGTAACGCAAACTAagctactgagcgtatacttcgcgcaGATCCCGGGTGGATGTCCTtcctaagtactagtgtgtgtgtgtgtgattggtgccaggtgtgtctgatcagaactccggggatggtgagcgcatgcgtgcctgagaagtgagcattgcatcttgggaatttgagttctgatcggaccgCGCTGTGACAGAACCatcccccaaagggctcactccgggagccgagttctttcttggcctcccccgggATCGTGGACCTGGGAGATGAGGATGAGTGACGTGAAAGTCCTTGGTGAGCTGTGGATCCAGTATATCCTGTTTGGGcacccagcactgttcctccGGTCCGTAACCCTCCCACTcgaccaaatactccagcttgcccCTCCTGCGTCTAGATTTGAGGATGTTTTTGACGCGGTAAGCCGGTTGTCCATCAATCTCCAGAGGATTCGGAGGAGTCTCAGCTGGTACTTCGGTGGCTAGAGGACCGTTAACAACAGGTTTGAGACGTGACACGTGGAATGAAGGGGAGATGCGGCTGTGCCGTGGCAGTTCCAGACGGTAGGTGGCCTCATTGACCcgcttgaggatcttgaatggtccaGTATACCTTGGCGCTAGTTTTTTACAACCGTGGGCTTGTCTCAAGTCTCTTGTGGACAACCATACCCGGTCGCCTGGTTGGTAGTTAGGGTGTTCTTTGCGGCGGCGATCTGCCTTGTGTTTATACGTCTCTGTCGTCTCCTTCAGGCGTCGATGGGTGTCAGCCCAGACGCGCTCACTACGTTTGAACCAGTGGTCAACGGCCGGAGCTGCGGTGGGGGTTGCGTTCCACGGGAACAGAGGGGGTTGGTAACCAAGCACGCACTGGAAGGGGGTGAGATTGGTGGCCGAATGACATAGTGAGTTCTGGGCGTACTCAGCCCATGGCAAGAACTTGCTCCAGTCCTCTGGGTTGTTGGCACAAAAGGTGCGGAGGAATCGTCCCAGTTCCTGATTGACTCGTTCGGCTTGCccattggcttgtgggtgatacccggaggtgagattcactgttACTCCCAGCTTGGTCATGAAActggaccacactctggaggtgaactgcgggcccctgtcactgacaatctcctccggaatgccgtaatacctgaacacatgctggaatagCACTTCAGCTGTactgaatgcagtggggagaGCGGGTAAGGGAATGAAGCGTACGGACTTGGAGAACCTAATCTACAgatatgtgtgaccatgggcgttcGGGGCGGGGAGCGTCCGAGGTACTTTACTCTGTGCGCACGATGAACAGGACTTCACCACCTTGTGTATGTCTCCTATcatgttgggccaccagtatttctcttccaggagatggtgtgtgcgtTGTGTCCCAGGATGCCCCGTACCGAGTACCGTgtgtgccgtgtgtgtgtaacgcagcaaactaagttactgagcgtatacttcgcgcaGATCCTGGGTGGATGTCCTtcctaagtactagtgtgtgtgtgtgtgattggtgccaggtgtgtctgatcagaactccggggatggtaagcgcatgcgtgcctgagaagtgagcattgcatcttgggaatttgagttctgatcggaccgCACTGTGACAGAGGCCTATTCAAGTATAAATTTACTCATAAATTGGTTGCAGTTACTGCGATTTTACATATAAATTACACTGTAAAGTTTAAACATTAATTcagttaaataaacatgacaaattttgaaatacaatcattcatattaatgacttaaaagaaagcaagccaaaacaaatccataaattaagacaaataatacTAAACAATCAATTAGGGCACTTTACACCAATTAGAACCCTATTAAAAGAGGACAAATTAGTCTGTTCCAATGAATAATTGTCAACGGCTGATCTGCATTAGTGGAATGACACAAGACAGGTTGTTATGTCATCTACACATCTGTCATCTATAGGTTGTTATGtcatctacacaaaatagcctGTAGCATTGAAGTATGGGAGTGTATTTTCAAGATATAttatttccaaattaaaaacaGAAGTTTGATTGCATACGTATTCTCCTCCATTGCTGTTCAAGCAATTGATAGCTATTAATTGTCAGCTTTCTAAGAAAGATTTTCAATTGGCTCTGGGTTCATTACTCTTTATTGTCCCCTAGAGGAATAACAAACTAGcacttaaaaatcttttgattaGATTACTGTCCACAAGACTATTTAAATTTAGAACACATATGCTAAGTTAATTTGTTGGACAAGTTTAGAACCATTTTCTAGCTGATCTTGGACTGCAGACTGTATGTTTGACAACCCTGatatagttcatgtcatgtttaagaagtgttttttctttttaacattttcagctctctgtgagctTTACCTATAATGAGTTTTGTGGCTTTCACCACTGTAGGGTTGTCACGGTACCAACATTTCAGTAGTCGGTACCAATACCAGTAAAATTCCACGGTACTCGGTACCTATTTCAGTACCATAGCagaacacaaaaacatgctaattgaacagcacattattttattaataaagttaaatatcaaaataaaatgtatttttaaaaaggtcattCTGTATACTTCAAGtatatcatcattattaaaGATACTAGAGTTATCCAGGCAAGAGTAGAAATGATTTTCTGACTGACTGATATTAAAGACATAAACAGTGCTAGCCatctattattttctaacacataAATTTCAGATATATCGGCCATCAAGAAGCCTCTGATGTGTAAAATTTGTAAACCCCATCATGTCCTCCCATTTATTTTACCCCAATAAAAGTTAAAGCATTAAATGGTTAATACGGACTCTTGAACGTATTAGCATTAAACGCATTTACTATTAAGTAAGCAAAAACGAGAATGTTTTCTTGCAATAATACACTCCAATTAAACTATGCTACAAGATTCATAATGCAACTGCTACCATCATTTTAAACTCGACTGCTTGAATAAATACTGCTGGTAAGCAGCTGCTCTTCCTGAAAACATGGATAATCTATCAGTACATCAATTTTAGGGGCGCAGCTTTTACACACTTAGCGGTAACAGCACCGAAAGCGGAAAACGAGTGTTCGAGAAAAATttatgtatttcgcctactatatagtaggtaagcatgcagtttcggacacagccatgATAACCTgtggagctgctgctgctttggctCAAATGTCTTCTTGTTGCACGGTGCACCCAAGAATTGTTCCCAACTGACTACCTGTCATGCAGCGTGTCATTACCGGGTTGACCCGGTATTATCGGTATGAAAATCTGATACcatcaacttttttatttttagtaccgacttggtaccgaagtaccgGTACTTTTGACAACCCTAGTCAGCTGTACTGTGGAGATTCATAAGTGTGGGCAAGGATATATTATTCTGTAGTCTTGGCAAAGACTTTTAGTGGGCCTGAGCTCTTGGTTTATCTTTGGCCATTCTTTGTCCCTCTGGGTGACTTACTGGGTTGAGTTCTCTCCTCTTATTGCTGGAGACCAGGTTTCAAACCCTGCACACGGTGACTTCTATTATACACACATGAGTATTAAGACAAGAAACTTTTTTCATTTGGTTGGCCTAACAACGAATTTACACAAAACTTTATTAGACTATTGTCAAATCACTGCCAATAGTAGTCTgtgtcattaataaataaattatatcaaaTGTCCTTTTTCTGTAGGTTCATGAAGAAAGTCCAAAGTGTCCAATCAGGAATTGCTGAAGCAGCCAAATAACACGGTGAAACAaacatggtgaaaaaaaaaaagaataaatatatatatatatatcgttttTGAAAAGTTTGTATTTTTTGCAGTACTCAAATCTAAGCATTTTAGAAACTCCTGATTGGATTTGTTAAGGGAGGAGCAGGAGCTGAATGTAGTTATCAACACACACTGGAGGAGTATTGGCTTTATCGATTTTAAAGCTAAGTTGCAAGTATAACTAATAAATTGGCAATTCTGTGTATATTACTGAGTACTAATtggttaatattttaataacaatcctaattagagaaaaaaaaaacatgtacaaaaTACATGTTCCTTCAGCATTTCTATTGATACAATTGATATAATTtccactttttttgtttgtttgtttaaggtaagaatttatatttattttgtttttatttactctctATTACTTACTTTTGATATTTACCTGTTTGTGGATTGTCAAAGCAAACACATTTTGGATTGTCTTTCCTCACTGCTTTAAACAGTCAGTGATGCAGTATATATTCAAGTGCCTCTTCCATATGACTTTtacaatagattttttttgtatttttttttttttacaagtattGAGTTTAGATgttacagaaacaaaaaaaatataaggCTGCATACATGCTGTGTGAAAAGCTTTGAATAACAATTAACCTCCGCAGTTCTTTGTATTATTATGGTATTTTtatgatttgtattttttaaaaagtgtgttttaTCTGAATCATTTATTATCcacttttcttgtttttatgcCAGCATTAAGGTTTTTTTAATgctggcataaaaaaaaaatgtttgttttttttacattttattgtgatTATGCACAATTTAACTGTAAAGTGGTTTACAAAATGCACATATGTCAAAAAGTATATTTTGTTATTCTTAATGTATTATGGCATGTACTTTTTACAAGcaattttgcattttaatttaattaacttaattttttatttatgatcAATGTTTCTTCGCATATTAACCATAGTCAGCAATACTTTACAAtgaattaacattttttaaagcataatATATTCAATtatcataaatattttttaaccgCTGCTGTTCTCTTCATTATCAGACATGACTGAGGTTTAATCAGTCTGAAAGTGTTTGTTTTCACAATTACTAATTCCTTTTTTATCAAGTGGACATTTTACACAATGGGGCAAGAagtgatcattattattatttatcatacacatttcaaacattttaatgttttatattaactTTCATCTTCATTGATATTATGACATGAAGAGTTTACTCTTAGTTGTTTTTCAGCTTTAATGTGTTTGAAATGTAGAAAACACAGAGCTCATTATTTATGCTCAAGGTTTTGGTGAGGGTCTCTGGAGCTAACGGaatactgtgcagagtttctgCTAATCAAATagtgtaatatataaaattaactgTAATGGCCCGAGTTGAGACCAAAAGCTTACATACACCTAGGCTAAACAAGGCCGAATTATCCATATATGTCATTGAGATAACGACTGCACCTTAAAATACTGTATTGGTCATATTTTCTATACATCTATATTTTCTATGTGTTGCCTTTTTTTCcttgcttgttttttgttgttccagtgcaaacaaaagaaataaacatgagaATACCAAAGCATTTGTAACTGCAACAATTTTCTGGAAGAACTAGTGCATTATCTGACAAATgtatggggtgccaatatttttctCACATACATATGAGACagagaatataaaaatatatgtatataaagaaTTGAGACTGGGTGTATGTCAACACCCATCCCCCCAGGTGTGCATTATCTTAGAGTAATGAAACGGACCAGAGTCGATTAtttcacttataccacagttaccAGACCTCAAGACATTgctcaaatgttttatttcaacacatttgtcaggtttttgtccttacAATGTTCTTGCatgtggaactaatttattacacATCCC
Protein-coding regions in this window:
- the LOC124628344 gene encoding uncharacterized protein LOC124628344, with protein sequence MTISTVSMSDEGFYHCKHPERGESPKSWVSVRVSASAGSSAVIIGLSLAFLFVILMIVLILLLHFKKKKGVEYQPPSTVNQDTNQPADGENVYENVAVRTTVDSAAGSSSTSMYSQVVTRKKKQNDDAVRRPGDVIYSQIEMKNVNPHSKDDSASRPSDVVYSMIASKNMRPYDDASKLDDVTYADIDLKKPKKPNRKQGKRTEGADTVYSELKQNTDKGDFTETADATYAQVRRKGKKYNAGS